In the Mycolicibacterium thermoresistibile genome, one interval contains:
- a CDS encoding flavin-containing monooxygenase, protein MTLFGDGCGPTQTPDDIDIEALREKYRIEREKRLRPEGSKQYIELTDDFAGYYETDPYTPVAERDPIHEDIDVAVLGGGFGGLLSAVHLKKAGVDDVRIIELGGDFGGVWYWNRYPGIQCDNESYCYIPLLEELDFMPSKKFADGPEIYQHCRNIGKHFGLYDKAIFSTQVRSMRWDDEISRWRIGTNRGDDIRARFVVMASGPFHRPKLPGIPGIKDFQGHSFHSSRWDYDYTGGDTNGNLHKLADKRVAVIGTGATAIQIVPHLARDSKHLYVFQRTPSTVDERNNAPTDPEWVKTLKPGWQKERQRNFHAWTFEGMALGQPDLVCDFWTELGRNTAARVMALDDPASLTPEQFMAIREEEDFKLMERLRRRIDAIVEDPETAEKLKPYYRFLCKRPLSNDEYLPSFNRPNVTLVDVSESKGVERITPKGLVAGGIEYEVDCIIYASGFEITTDIKRRYSIDVIEGRGGVSLYDHWRDGYKTFHGMTSRGFPNQFFTGFTQVGISANISANYELQGEHIAYIIAEALNRGATVVEPTQDAQDGWCRTIRETAVDNSAFDASCTPGYYNNEGGGGGEGIRSHLGEPYGPGFYAFGDLLAEWRSKGDLDGLELRGA, encoded by the coding sequence ATGACACTTTTCGGTGACGGCTGCGGGCCGACGCAGACGCCGGACGACATCGACATCGAGGCGCTGCGGGAGAAATACCGCATCGAACGCGAGAAGCGTCTGCGCCCGGAGGGTTCCAAACAGTACATCGAGCTGACCGACGATTTCGCCGGCTACTACGAGACCGACCCGTACACCCCGGTCGCCGAACGCGACCCGATCCACGAGGACATCGACGTCGCGGTGCTCGGCGGGGGCTTCGGCGGCCTGTTGTCGGCGGTGCACCTGAAGAAGGCCGGCGTCGACGACGTCCGGATCATCGAGCTCGGCGGTGACTTCGGCGGCGTGTGGTACTGGAACCGCTACCCCGGCATCCAGTGCGACAACGAATCCTATTGCTACATCCCGCTGCTCGAAGAGCTCGACTTCATGCCGAGCAAGAAGTTCGCCGACGGGCCGGAGATCTACCAGCACTGCCGCAACATCGGCAAGCATTTCGGTCTGTACGACAAGGCCATCTTCTCCACCCAGGTGCGCAGCATGCGGTGGGACGACGAGATCAGCCGCTGGCGGATCGGGACCAATCGTGGCGACGACATCCGGGCCCGCTTCGTGGTGATGGCGTCCGGTCCGTTCCACCGGCCGAAGCTCCCCGGCATCCCGGGCATCAAGGATTTCCAGGGCCACAGCTTCCACTCGTCGCGGTGGGATTACGACTACACCGGCGGTGACACCAACGGGAACCTGCACAAGCTGGCCGACAAGAGGGTGGCCGTCATCGGCACCGGCGCGACCGCGATCCAGATCGTGCCGCACCTGGCGCGGGACTCCAAACACCTCTACGTGTTCCAGCGCACCCCCTCCACTGTCGACGAACGCAACAACGCCCCCACCGATCCGGAGTGGGTGAAGACGCTCAAACCGGGCTGGCAGAAGGAGCGGCAACGCAACTTCCACGCCTGGACCTTCGAGGGCATGGCACTCGGCCAGCCGGATCTGGTGTGCGACTTCTGGACCGAGCTGGGCCGCAACACCGCCGCGCGGGTGATGGCGCTGGACGACCCGGCGTCGCTCACTCCCGAGCAGTTCATGGCGATCCGTGAGGAAGAGGACTTCAAACTCATGGAGCGGCTGCGGCGGCGCATCGACGCCATCGTGGAGGATCCGGAGACCGCCGAGAAGCTCAAGCCGTACTACCGGTTCCTGTGCAAGCGGCCGTTGTCCAACGACGAGTACCTGCCGTCGTTCAACCGGCCCAACGTCACCCTGGTCGACGTCTCAGAATCCAAAGGCGTGGAGCGCATCACCCCCAAGGGTCTGGTCGCCGGCGGCATCGAGTACGAGGTGGACTGCATCATCTACGCCAGCGGATTCGAGATCACCACCGACATCAAGCGGCGCTACTCGATCGACGTGATCGAGGGCCGCGGCGGGGTGTCGCTCTACGACCACTGGCGCGACGGCTACAAGACGTTCCACGGGATGACCAGCCGCGGCTTCCCGAATCAGTTCTTCACCGGGTTCACCCAGGTCGGCATCTCGGCCAACATCTCGGCGAACTACGAACTGCAGGGCGAACACATCGCCTACATCATCGCCGAGGCACTGAACCGTGGGGCGACCGTGGTGGAGCCGACCCAGGATGCGCAGGACGGCTGGTGCCGCACCATTCGTGAGACCGCGGTGGACAACTCGGCGTTCGACGCCTCCTGCACACCGGGCTACTACAACAACGAGGGCGGCGGTGGCGGTGAGGGGATCCGCAGCCATCTCGGCGAACCGTACGGTCCCGGCTTCTACGCGTTCGGTGATCTGCTGGCCGAGTGGCGCAGCAAGGGCGACCTGGACGGGCTGGAACTGCGCGGTGCGTGA
- a CDS encoding SDR family NAD(P)-dependent oxidoreductase has product MGELRFDDRVAVITGAGRGLGREYALLLAARGARVVVDDPGVALTGDGADPGPAEQVAAEIRAAGGEAIACTESVATPAGGRAIIDTALARYGRLDILIHNAGTVRRGSLRDLSQDDFDAVLDVHLRGAFHVLRPAFPVMCDAGYGRIVLTSSIGGLYGNHEVANYAVAKSGVIGLSNVAALEGAEFGVKSNVVVPAALTRMAEGIDTSAYPPMGPELVAPLVGWLAHESCSVTGEMLIGIAGRMARAAVVESPGVYRGSWTIEDVADQLEAIRDLGDPVVFDVVPTGHNEHIGYSFAMARQEAHSG; this is encoded by the coding sequence GTGGGTGAGCTGAGGTTCGACGACCGGGTCGCCGTCATCACCGGCGCGGGCCGCGGGCTGGGCCGCGAATACGCGCTGTTGCTCGCCGCGCGCGGGGCCAGGGTGGTGGTCGACGATCCGGGCGTCGCCCTCACCGGGGACGGCGCCGATCCGGGACCGGCCGAGCAGGTGGCCGCCGAGATCCGCGCCGCCGGCGGGGAGGCGATCGCCTGCACCGAATCGGTGGCGACCCCGGCCGGCGGGCGGGCGATCATCGACACCGCGCTGGCGCGCTACGGGCGGCTGGACATCCTGATCCACAACGCCGGCACGGTGCGCCGCGGCTCGCTGCGCGACCTGAGCCAGGACGATTTCGACGCGGTGCTCGACGTGCACCTGCGCGGCGCCTTCCATGTGCTGCGCCCGGCGTTTCCGGTGATGTGCGACGCCGGGTACGGCCGTATCGTGCTGACCTCGTCGATCGGCGGGTTGTACGGCAACCACGAGGTGGCCAACTACGCCGTCGCCAAATCCGGGGTGATCGGGCTGTCCAATGTCGCCGCGCTGGAGGGCGCGGAGTTCGGGGTGAAATCCAACGTGGTCGTGCCCGCCGCGCTGACCCGGATGGCCGAGGGCATCGACACCTCCGCGTACCCGCCGATGGGCCCGGAGCTGGTCGCACCGCTGGTGGGCTGGCTGGCCCATGAGAGCTGTTCGGTCACCGGGGAGATGTTGATCGGTATCGCCGGCCGGATGGCCCGCGCCGCGGTGGTGGAGAGCCCGGGGGTGTACCGCGGCTCGTGGACCATCGAGGACGTCGCGGATCAGCTGGAGGCGATCCGCGACCTCGGCGACCCGGTGGTCTTCGACGTGGTGCCGACCGGCCACAACGAGCACATCGGCTACAGCTTCGCGATGGCCCGCCAGGAGGCGCACAGTGGTTGA
- a CDS encoding SDR family NAD(P)-dependent oxidoreductase, with product MENLDEPLLSLDGRIVVVSGAGGGGIGTAVATLAARAGATVLAVSRSCDNLDQHIGPLVDGGLPVVPVAADASTDDGIATVLAAARRAEGTLYGLVNVAGGADPSTWMPSSRVRRQDWRELFHRNLETAFFMSQAVANEIRAQGNPGSIVSISSISGMNTAPFHIGYGTAKAAIVAMTRTMAVEHALHGIRVNAVAPGVTETAASRTYVDEDPDRDRTAIAMGRRGRPEEQAGPILFLLSDLSSYITGQTLLVDGGLNLRWSHLGADNTSLFLRDESFRAAIKEM from the coding sequence ATGGAGAACCTCGACGAGCCCCTCCTCAGCCTCGACGGCCGCATCGTGGTGGTCTCCGGCGCGGGCGGTGGCGGTATCGGGACCGCGGTGGCCACCCTGGCCGCCCGGGCGGGTGCGACGGTGCTGGCGGTGAGCCGGTCGTGCGACAACCTCGATCAGCACATCGGGCCCCTGGTGGACGGGGGGTTGCCAGTGGTGCCGGTGGCTGCCGACGCCTCGACCGATGACGGCATCGCCACCGTGCTGGCCGCCGCGCGACGGGCCGAGGGCACCCTCTACGGGCTGGTCAACGTCGCCGGCGGGGCCGACCCGTCGACGTGGATGCCCTCCTCGCGGGTGCGGCGGCAGGACTGGCGCGAGTTGTTCCACCGCAACCTCGAGACCGCCTTCTTCATGAGCCAGGCTGTCGCGAACGAGATTCGCGCCCAGGGAAATCCGGGTTCGATCGTGTCGATCTCGTCGATCAGCGGGATGAACACCGCACCGTTCCACATCGGCTACGGCACCGCCAAGGCGGCCATCGTCGCGATGACCCGGACGATGGCCGTCGAGCATGCGCTGCACGGCATCCGGGTCAACGCGGTCGCGCCCGGGGTGACCGAGACCGCGGCGTCGCGGACCTATGTCGACGAGGATCCGGACCGGGACCGTACCGCGATCGCGATGGGGCGGCGGGGGCGGCCCGAGGAGCAGGCGGGCCCGATCCTGTTCCTGTTGTCGGATCTGTCCAGCTACATCACCGGTCAGACCCTGCTCGTCGACGGCGGGCTCAACCTCAGATGGAGTCATCTCGGCGCCGACAACACCTCACTGTTCCTCAGGGACGAGTCGTTCCGCGCAGCGATCAAGGAGATGTGA
- a CDS encoding aromatic ring-hydroxylating oxygenase subunit alpha, producing the protein MTDIDNKPEVAAPEELSEPMLIPVEAYVSEEYARAERDRLWRKVWLQVGRVEELPEVGSYLTYDILDDSIIVVRTGAGDSGSAFAAHHNVCMHRGRRLIDTPEGAKNACGRTRRSFVCGFHGWTYGLDGACTHIREQDDWKGALTPENTRLAPVNVDTWGGWLWINMDPACEPLADYLFPADKLLDHFGLENMRYKWRRWLDFDCNWKVALEAFNETYHVYTTHPEFNRFGEFKGWAKAQGRHSNIGYDAPKDLEATKSKIRLGTGDDPRVSTAEMQMYTWEQTNATTTETLVNAAKRLVDELPEGTPPDKVLEHWLASARRDDEARGVIWPTIPPEVLGEAGTAWQIFPNFQIGQGLTTALCYSARPHPSYDPNKCLFEVSVLELFPKGEEPQTEWEYTPVGDPRWLSVLPQDFSNMAAVQQGMKSLGFPGPRPNPYRERSTVNLHHQLSKYMGTGEPREI; encoded by the coding sequence ATGACCGATATCGACAACAAACCGGAAGTCGCGGCACCAGAGGAGCTTTCGGAGCCGATGCTGATCCCGGTCGAGGCGTATGTCTCCGAGGAGTATGCCCGGGCCGAGCGGGACAGGTTGTGGCGCAAGGTGTGGCTGCAGGTCGGCCGGGTGGAGGAGCTGCCCGAGGTGGGCAGCTATCTGACCTATGACATCCTCGACGATTCGATCATCGTCGTGCGGACCGGCGCCGGTGACTCCGGATCCGCCTTCGCCGCGCACCACAACGTGTGCATGCACCGGGGCCGCCGGCTGATCGACACCCCCGAGGGGGCCAAGAACGCCTGCGGCCGCACCCGCAGATCGTTCGTCTGCGGTTTCCACGGCTGGACCTACGGCCTGGACGGCGCCTGCACGCACATCCGCGAGCAGGACGACTGGAAGGGTGCGCTCACGCCGGAGAACACCCGCCTGGCGCCGGTGAACGTCGACACCTGGGGCGGGTGGCTGTGGATCAACATGGATCCGGCCTGCGAGCCGCTGGCCGACTATCTGTTCCCGGCCGACAAGCTCCTCGACCACTTCGGGCTGGAGAACATGCGCTACAAGTGGCGCAGGTGGCTCGATTTCGACTGCAACTGGAAGGTCGCGCTGGAGGCGTTCAACGAGACCTACCACGTGTACACAACCCACCCGGAGTTCAACAGGTTCGGCGAGTTCAAGGGCTGGGCCAAGGCGCAGGGCAGGCACAGCAACATCGGCTACGACGCCCCGAAGGATTTGGAGGCCACCAAGTCCAAGATCCGGCTGGGCACCGGGGACGACCCGCGCGTCTCCACCGCGGAGATGCAGATGTACACCTGGGAGCAGACCAACGCGACCACCACCGAGACGCTGGTCAACGCCGCCAAACGGCTGGTCGACGAACTCCCCGAGGGCACCCCCCCGGACAAGGTGCTCGAGCACTGGCTGGCCTCGGCCCGGCGCGACGACGAGGCCCGCGGCGTGATCTGGCCGACCATCCCGCCGGAGGTGCTGGGTGAGGCCGGCACCGCGTGGCAGATCTTCCCGAACTTCCAGATCGGCCAGGGGCTGACCACAGCGCTGTGCTACAGCGCCCGCCCGCATCCCAGCTATGACCCGAACAAGTGCCTGTTCGAGGTCTCGGTGCTCGAGCTGTTCCCGAAAGGCGAGGAACCGCAGACCGAATGGGAGTACACCCCGGTGGGCGACCCGCGCTGGCTCTCGGTGCTGCCGCAGGACTTCTCGAACATGGCCGCGGTGCAGCAGGGCATGAAGTCGCTGGGCTTCCCGGGACCACGGCCCAACCCGTACCGCGAGCGCAGCACCGTCAATCTGCACCACCAACTGTCGAAGTACATGGGCACCGGCGAACCACGGGAGATCTGA